One genomic region from Thunnus maccoyii chromosome 16, fThuMac1.1, whole genome shotgun sequence encodes:
- the LOC121881546 gene encoding doublecortin domain-containing protein 2C isoform X9, giving the protein MPGTLGRGDLPPTKTIIVYRNGDAFFPGRKIVVNPRQVVTFDNFMTSLTRGIEAPFGAVRKLYTPRQGHRVQHLDDLTHGGVYVAAGNEQFKKLDYCEITAKKPQNKKKEQIRPVVHSRIVVSARWRRTTDESCTINVFTNGEVLVPPARIRIPKYTLRSWENVLAMVTEKVCLRTGAVQRLCTFNGHALCGPTELENNQHYVAVGAEKFKALPYDQWVPSRDLSRENHMIEGQDFLPAIRKTRHAKAAFAHTGFGEDLEHTARGQMKKHTAKSERTKQQRQVSRNPVLFPAGECSVFNAQNKRSETAGATEVQEDGQLKVDLPIDQIEAKIVDEEYEDRGCSASPCKASLHDSDGLCLQRSLSGGSRKNEAKEREVSSRLCKLRSRMFWFFKEKVKN; this is encoded by the exons ATGCCCGGGACATTAGGGAGAGGTGACCTGCCGCcgacaaaaacaataattgtCTACAGGAACGGGGACGCTTTCTTTCCAGGAAGAAAAATAGTTGTGAACCCGCGTCAGGTGGTGACTTTTGACAATTTCATGACCTCTTTAACCAGGGGAATTGAAGCTCCGTTTGGCGCCGTGAGGAAGCTGTACACTCCCAGGCAGGGCCACAGAGTTCAGCATTTGGACGACTTGACGCACGGCGGTGTGTATGTAGCAGCGGGAAATGAGCAGTTCAAAAAGCTGGA CTATTGCGAGATAACAGCCAAGAAAccacaaaacaagaagaaagaacaG ATCCGTCCTGTTGTTCATAGCAGAATTGTGGTTTCAGCTCGCTGGAGGAGAACTACAGATGAGTCTTGCACGATAAA TGTCTTTACCAACGGAGAAGTCCTGGTTCCTCCGGCTCGAATACGGATTCCAAAGTATACTCTCAGAAGCTGGGAGAATGTTTTAGCCATGGTGACCGAGAAAGTTTGTCTTCGTACTGGTGCTGTGCAAAG GCTTTGCACATTTAATGGACATGCTCTTTGTGGTCCCACTGAGCTAGAGAACAACCAGCACTATGTCGCAGTTGGTGCAGAAAAGTTTAAAGCTCTCCCATATGACCAGTGGGTCCCCAGCAGGGATTTAAGCAGGGAAAACCACATGATTGAAGG CCAAGACTTCCTGCCCGCTATTAGAAAGACAAGACATGCTAAGGCTGCG TTTGCTCACACAGGCTTTGGAGAGGACCTTGAGCACACAGCCAGGGGCCAGATGAAGAAACACACAGCCAAGTCAGAGAGAACCAAACAACAGAGGCAGGTGTCCAGGAACCCAGTTCTCTTCCCAGCAGGCG AATGCAGTGTGTTCAatgcacaaaacaaaagaagtgaGACGGCAGGAGCAACAGAGGTGCAGGAAGACGGCCAGTTGAAGGTGGACCTGCCAATTGATCAG ATTGAGGCAAAGATAGTTGATGAGGAGTATGAGGATAGGGGATGTTCTGCAAGTCCCTGCAAGGCCTCCCTCCATGATTCAGATGGTTTGTGTTTGCAGAGGTCTTTGTCTGGAGGTTCCAGGAAAAAT GAGGCTAAAGAGAGGGAGGTGTCTTCTAGGCTCTGCAAATTACGGTCACGGATGTTCTGGTTTTTCAAGG aaaaagtcaaaaattaa
- the LOC121881546 gene encoding doublecortin domain-containing protein 2 isoform X11, which yields MPGTLGRGDLPPTKTIIVYRNGDAFFPGRKIVVNPRQVVTFDNFMTSLTRGIEAPFGAVRKLYTPRQGHRVQHLDDLTHGGVYVAAGNEQFKKLDYCEITAKKPQNKKKEQIRPVVHSRIVVSARWRRTTDESCTINVFTNGEVLVPPARIRIPKYTLRSWENVLAMVTEKVCLRTGAVQRLCTFNGHALCGPTELENNQHYVAVGAEKFKALPYDQWVPSRDLSRENHMIEGQDFLPAIRKTRHAKAAFAHTGFGEDLEHTARGQMKKHTAKSERTKQQRQVSRNPVLFPAGECSVFNAQNKRSETAGATEVQEDGQLKVDLPIDQIEAKIVDEEYEDRGCSASPCKASLHDSDGLCLQRSLSGGSRKNISSHKNGLTSNYV from the exons ATGCCCGGGACATTAGGGAGAGGTGACCTGCCGCcgacaaaaacaataattgtCTACAGGAACGGGGACGCTTTCTTTCCAGGAAGAAAAATAGTTGTGAACCCGCGTCAGGTGGTGACTTTTGACAATTTCATGACCTCTTTAACCAGGGGAATTGAAGCTCCGTTTGGCGCCGTGAGGAAGCTGTACACTCCCAGGCAGGGCCACAGAGTTCAGCATTTGGACGACTTGACGCACGGCGGTGTGTATGTAGCAGCGGGAAATGAGCAGTTCAAAAAGCTGGA CTATTGCGAGATAACAGCCAAGAAAccacaaaacaagaagaaagaacaG ATCCGTCCTGTTGTTCATAGCAGAATTGTGGTTTCAGCTCGCTGGAGGAGAACTACAGATGAGTCTTGCACGATAAA TGTCTTTACCAACGGAGAAGTCCTGGTTCCTCCGGCTCGAATACGGATTCCAAAGTATACTCTCAGAAGCTGGGAGAATGTTTTAGCCATGGTGACCGAGAAAGTTTGTCTTCGTACTGGTGCTGTGCAAAG GCTTTGCACATTTAATGGACATGCTCTTTGTGGTCCCACTGAGCTAGAGAACAACCAGCACTATGTCGCAGTTGGTGCAGAAAAGTTTAAAGCTCTCCCATATGACCAGTGGGTCCCCAGCAGGGATTTAAGCAGGGAAAACCACATGATTGAAGG CCAAGACTTCCTGCCCGCTATTAGAAAGACAAGACATGCTAAGGCTGCG TTTGCTCACACAGGCTTTGGAGAGGACCTTGAGCACACAGCCAGGGGCCAGATGAAGAAACACACAGCCAAGTCAGAGAGAACCAAACAACAGAGGCAGGTGTCCAGGAACCCAGTTCTCTTCCCAGCAGGCG AATGCAGTGTGTTCAatgcacaaaacaaaagaagtgaGACGGCAGGAGCAACAGAGGTGCAGGAAGACGGCCAGTTGAAGGTGGACCTGCCAATTGATCAG ATTGAGGCAAAGATAGTTGATGAGGAGTATGAGGATAGGGGATGTTCTGCAAGTCCCTGCAAGGCCTCCCTCCATGATTCAGATGGTTTGTGTTTGCAGAGGTCTTTGTCTGGAGGTTCCAGGAAAAAT ATTAGTTCACATAAAAATGGTCTAACCAGCAATTATG TGTAG
- the LOC121881546 gene encoding doublecortin domain-containing protein 2 isoform X12 — MPGTLGRGDLPPTKTIIVYRNGDAFFPGRKIVVNPRQVVTFDNFMTSLTRGIEAPFGAVRKLYTPRQGHRVQHLDDLTHGGVYVAAGNEQFKKLDYCEITAKKPQNKKKEQIRPVVHSRIVVSARWRRTTDESCTINVFTNGEVLVPPARIRIPKYTLRSWENVLAMVTEKVCLRTGAVQRLCTFNGHALCGPTELENNQHYVAVGAEKFKALPYDQWVPSRDLSRENHMIEGQDFLPAIRKTRHAKAAFAHTGFGEDLEHTARGQMKKHTAKSERTKQQRQVSRNPVLFPAGECSVFNAQNKRSETAGATEVQEDGQLKVDLPIDQIEAKIVDEEYEDRGCSASPCKASLHDSDGLCLQRSLSGGSRKNWLPI; from the exons ATGCCCGGGACATTAGGGAGAGGTGACCTGCCGCcgacaaaaacaataattgtCTACAGGAACGGGGACGCTTTCTTTCCAGGAAGAAAAATAGTTGTGAACCCGCGTCAGGTGGTGACTTTTGACAATTTCATGACCTCTTTAACCAGGGGAATTGAAGCTCCGTTTGGCGCCGTGAGGAAGCTGTACACTCCCAGGCAGGGCCACAGAGTTCAGCATTTGGACGACTTGACGCACGGCGGTGTGTATGTAGCAGCGGGAAATGAGCAGTTCAAAAAGCTGGA CTATTGCGAGATAACAGCCAAGAAAccacaaaacaagaagaaagaacaG ATCCGTCCTGTTGTTCATAGCAGAATTGTGGTTTCAGCTCGCTGGAGGAGAACTACAGATGAGTCTTGCACGATAAA TGTCTTTACCAACGGAGAAGTCCTGGTTCCTCCGGCTCGAATACGGATTCCAAAGTATACTCTCAGAAGCTGGGAGAATGTTTTAGCCATGGTGACCGAGAAAGTTTGTCTTCGTACTGGTGCTGTGCAAAG GCTTTGCACATTTAATGGACATGCTCTTTGTGGTCCCACTGAGCTAGAGAACAACCAGCACTATGTCGCAGTTGGTGCAGAAAAGTTTAAAGCTCTCCCATATGACCAGTGGGTCCCCAGCAGGGATTTAAGCAGGGAAAACCACATGATTGAAGG CCAAGACTTCCTGCCCGCTATTAGAAAGACAAGACATGCTAAGGCTGCG TTTGCTCACACAGGCTTTGGAGAGGACCTTGAGCACACAGCCAGGGGCCAGATGAAGAAACACACAGCCAAGTCAGAGAGAACCAAACAACAGAGGCAGGTGTCCAGGAACCCAGTTCTCTTCCCAGCAGGCG AATGCAGTGTGTTCAatgcacaaaacaaaagaagtgaGACGGCAGGAGCAACAGAGGTGCAGGAAGACGGCCAGTTGAAGGTGGACCTGCCAATTGATCAG ATTGAGGCAAAGATAGTTGATGAGGAGTATGAGGATAGGGGATGTTCTGCAAGTCCCTGCAAGGCCTCCCTCCATGATTCAGATGGTTTGTGTTTGCAGAGGTCTTTGTCTGGAGGTTCCAGGAAAAAT
- the LOC121881546 gene encoding doublecortin domain-containing protein 2 isoform X8, whose amino-acid sequence MPGTLGRGDLPPTKTIIVYRNGDAFFPGRKIVVNPRQVVTFDNFMTSLTRGIEAPFGAVRKLYTPRQGHRVQHLDDLTHGGVYVAAGNEQFKKLDYCEITAKKPQNKKKEQIRPVVHSRIVVSARWRRTTDESCTINVFTNGEVLVPPARIRIPKYTLRSWENVLAMVTEKVCLRTGAVQRLCTFNGHALCGPTELENNQHYVAVGAEKFKALPYDQWVPSRDLSRENHMIEGQDFLPAIRKTRHAKAAFAHTGFGEDLEHTARGQMKKHTAKSERTKQQRQVSRNPVLFPAGECSVFNAQNKRSETAGATEVQEDGQLKVDLPIDQIEAKIVDEEYEDRGCSASPCKASLHDSDGLCLQRSLSGGSRKNCSLSSGQAESVKGRGCNTGDTESKTPEPQWLPI is encoded by the exons ATGCCCGGGACATTAGGGAGAGGTGACCTGCCGCcgacaaaaacaataattgtCTACAGGAACGGGGACGCTTTCTTTCCAGGAAGAAAAATAGTTGTGAACCCGCGTCAGGTGGTGACTTTTGACAATTTCATGACCTCTTTAACCAGGGGAATTGAAGCTCCGTTTGGCGCCGTGAGGAAGCTGTACACTCCCAGGCAGGGCCACAGAGTTCAGCATTTGGACGACTTGACGCACGGCGGTGTGTATGTAGCAGCGGGAAATGAGCAGTTCAAAAAGCTGGA CTATTGCGAGATAACAGCCAAGAAAccacaaaacaagaagaaagaacaG ATCCGTCCTGTTGTTCATAGCAGAATTGTGGTTTCAGCTCGCTGGAGGAGAACTACAGATGAGTCTTGCACGATAAA TGTCTTTACCAACGGAGAAGTCCTGGTTCCTCCGGCTCGAATACGGATTCCAAAGTATACTCTCAGAAGCTGGGAGAATGTTTTAGCCATGGTGACCGAGAAAGTTTGTCTTCGTACTGGTGCTGTGCAAAG GCTTTGCACATTTAATGGACATGCTCTTTGTGGTCCCACTGAGCTAGAGAACAACCAGCACTATGTCGCAGTTGGTGCAGAAAAGTTTAAAGCTCTCCCATATGACCAGTGGGTCCCCAGCAGGGATTTAAGCAGGGAAAACCACATGATTGAAGG CCAAGACTTCCTGCCCGCTATTAGAAAGACAAGACATGCTAAGGCTGCG TTTGCTCACACAGGCTTTGGAGAGGACCTTGAGCACACAGCCAGGGGCCAGATGAAGAAACACACAGCCAAGTCAGAGAGAACCAAACAACAGAGGCAGGTGTCCAGGAACCCAGTTCTCTTCCCAGCAGGCG AATGCAGTGTGTTCAatgcacaaaacaaaagaagtgaGACGGCAGGAGCAACAGAGGTGCAGGAAGACGGCCAGTTGAAGGTGGACCTGCCAATTGATCAG ATTGAGGCAAAGATAGTTGATGAGGAGTATGAGGATAGGGGATGTTCTGCAAGTCCCTGCAAGGCCTCCCTCCATGATTCAGATGGTTTGTGTTTGCAGAGGTCTTTGTCTGGAGGTTCCAGGAAAAAT TGTAGCCTTTCTTCAGGGCAAGCAGAGTCAGTAAAAGGCAGAGGGTGCAATACTGGAGACACAGAATCAAAGACACCTGAGCCCCAG
- the LOC121881546 gene encoding doublecortin domain-containing protein 2 isoform X6: MPGTLGRGDLPPTKTIIVYRNGDAFFPGRKIVVNPRQVVTFDNFMTSLTRGIEAPFGAVRKLYTPRQGHRVQHLDDLTHGGVYVAAGNEQFKKLDYCEITAKKPQNKKKEQIRPVVHSRIVVSARWRRTTDESCTINVFTNGEVLVPPARIRIPKYTLRSWENVLAMVTEKVCLRTGAVQRLCTFNGHALCGPTELENNQHYVAVGAEKFKALPYDQWVPSRDLSRENHMIEGQDFLPAIRKTRHAKAAFAHTGFGEDLEHTARGQMKKHTAKSERTKQQRQVSRNPVLFPAGECSVFNAQNKRSETAGATEVQEDGQLKVDLPIDQIEAKIVDEEYEDRGCSASPCKASLHDSDGLCLQRSLSGGSRKNCSLSSGQAESVKGRGCNTGDTESKTPEPQEAKEREVSSRLCKLRSRMFWFFKEKVKN, translated from the exons ATGCCCGGGACATTAGGGAGAGGTGACCTGCCGCcgacaaaaacaataattgtCTACAGGAACGGGGACGCTTTCTTTCCAGGAAGAAAAATAGTTGTGAACCCGCGTCAGGTGGTGACTTTTGACAATTTCATGACCTCTTTAACCAGGGGAATTGAAGCTCCGTTTGGCGCCGTGAGGAAGCTGTACACTCCCAGGCAGGGCCACAGAGTTCAGCATTTGGACGACTTGACGCACGGCGGTGTGTATGTAGCAGCGGGAAATGAGCAGTTCAAAAAGCTGGA CTATTGCGAGATAACAGCCAAGAAAccacaaaacaagaagaaagaacaG ATCCGTCCTGTTGTTCATAGCAGAATTGTGGTTTCAGCTCGCTGGAGGAGAACTACAGATGAGTCTTGCACGATAAA TGTCTTTACCAACGGAGAAGTCCTGGTTCCTCCGGCTCGAATACGGATTCCAAAGTATACTCTCAGAAGCTGGGAGAATGTTTTAGCCATGGTGACCGAGAAAGTTTGTCTTCGTACTGGTGCTGTGCAAAG GCTTTGCACATTTAATGGACATGCTCTTTGTGGTCCCACTGAGCTAGAGAACAACCAGCACTATGTCGCAGTTGGTGCAGAAAAGTTTAAAGCTCTCCCATATGACCAGTGGGTCCCCAGCAGGGATTTAAGCAGGGAAAACCACATGATTGAAGG CCAAGACTTCCTGCCCGCTATTAGAAAGACAAGACATGCTAAGGCTGCG TTTGCTCACACAGGCTTTGGAGAGGACCTTGAGCACACAGCCAGGGGCCAGATGAAGAAACACACAGCCAAGTCAGAGAGAACCAAACAACAGAGGCAGGTGTCCAGGAACCCAGTTCTCTTCCCAGCAGGCG AATGCAGTGTGTTCAatgcacaaaacaaaagaagtgaGACGGCAGGAGCAACAGAGGTGCAGGAAGACGGCCAGTTGAAGGTGGACCTGCCAATTGATCAG ATTGAGGCAAAGATAGTTGATGAGGAGTATGAGGATAGGGGATGTTCTGCAAGTCCCTGCAAGGCCTCCCTCCATGATTCAGATGGTTTGTGTTTGCAGAGGTCTTTGTCTGGAGGTTCCAGGAAAAAT TGTAGCCTTTCTTCAGGGCAAGCAGAGTCAGTAAAAGGCAGAGGGTGCAATACTGGAGACACAGAATCAAAGACACCTGAGCCCCAG GAGGCTAAAGAGAGGGAGGTGTCTTCTAGGCTCTGCAAATTACGGTCACGGATGTTCTGGTTTTTCAAGG aaaaagtcaaaaattaa
- the LOC121881546 gene encoding doublecortin domain-containing protein 2 isoform X10 encodes MPGTLGRGDLPPTKTIIVYRNGDAFFPGRKIVVNPRQVVTFDNFMTSLTRGIEAPFGAVRKLYTPRQGHRVQHLDDLTHGGVYVAAGNEQFKKLDYCEITAKKPQNKKKEQIRPVVHSRIVVSARWRRTTDESCTINVFTNGEVLVPPARIRIPKYTLRSWENVLAMVTEKVCLRTGAVQRLCTFNGHALCGPTELENNQHYVAVGAEKFKALPYDQWVPSRDLSRENHMIEGQDFLPAIRKTRHAKAAFAHTGFGEDLEHTARGQMKKHTAKSERTKQQRQVSRNPVLFPAGECSVFNAQNKRSETAGATEVQEDGQLKVDLPIDQIEAKIVDEEYEDRGCSASPCKASLHDSDGLCLQRSLSGGSRKNPFFRASRVSKRQRVQYWRHRIKDT; translated from the exons ATGCCCGGGACATTAGGGAGAGGTGACCTGCCGCcgacaaaaacaataattgtCTACAGGAACGGGGACGCTTTCTTTCCAGGAAGAAAAATAGTTGTGAACCCGCGTCAGGTGGTGACTTTTGACAATTTCATGACCTCTTTAACCAGGGGAATTGAAGCTCCGTTTGGCGCCGTGAGGAAGCTGTACACTCCCAGGCAGGGCCACAGAGTTCAGCATTTGGACGACTTGACGCACGGCGGTGTGTATGTAGCAGCGGGAAATGAGCAGTTCAAAAAGCTGGA CTATTGCGAGATAACAGCCAAGAAAccacaaaacaagaagaaagaacaG ATCCGTCCTGTTGTTCATAGCAGAATTGTGGTTTCAGCTCGCTGGAGGAGAACTACAGATGAGTCTTGCACGATAAA TGTCTTTACCAACGGAGAAGTCCTGGTTCCTCCGGCTCGAATACGGATTCCAAAGTATACTCTCAGAAGCTGGGAGAATGTTTTAGCCATGGTGACCGAGAAAGTTTGTCTTCGTACTGGTGCTGTGCAAAG GCTTTGCACATTTAATGGACATGCTCTTTGTGGTCCCACTGAGCTAGAGAACAACCAGCACTATGTCGCAGTTGGTGCAGAAAAGTTTAAAGCTCTCCCATATGACCAGTGGGTCCCCAGCAGGGATTTAAGCAGGGAAAACCACATGATTGAAGG CCAAGACTTCCTGCCCGCTATTAGAAAGACAAGACATGCTAAGGCTGCG TTTGCTCACACAGGCTTTGGAGAGGACCTTGAGCACACAGCCAGGGGCCAGATGAAGAAACACACAGCCAAGTCAGAGAGAACCAAACAACAGAGGCAGGTGTCCAGGAACCCAGTTCTCTTCCCAGCAGGCG AATGCAGTGTGTTCAatgcacaaaacaaaagaagtgaGACGGCAGGAGCAACAGAGGTGCAGGAAGACGGCCAGTTGAAGGTGGACCTGCCAATTGATCAG ATTGAGGCAAAGATAGTTGATGAGGAGTATGAGGATAGGGGATGTTCTGCAAGTCCCTGCAAGGCCTCCCTCCATGATTCAGATGGTTTGTGTTTGCAGAGGTCTTTGTCTGGAGGTTCCAGGAAAAAT CCTTTCTTCAGGGCAAGCAGAGTCAGTAAAAGGCAGAGGGTGCAATACTGGAGACACAGAATCAAAGACACCTGA
- the LOC121881546 gene encoding doublecortin domain-containing protein 2 isoform X7, with protein MPGTLGRGDLPPTKTIIVYRNGDAFFPGRKIVVNPRQVVTFDNFMTSLTRGIEAPFGAVRKLYTPRQGHRVQHLDDLTHGGVYVAAGNEQFKKLDYCEITAKKPQNKKKEQIRPVVHSRIVVSARWRRTTDESCTINVFTNGEVLVPPARIRIPKYTLRSWENVLAMVTEKVCLRTGAVQRLCTFNGHALCGPTELENNQHYVAVGAEKFKALPYDQWVPSRDLSRENHMIEGQDFLPAIRKTRHAKAAFAHTGFGEDLEHTARGQMKKHTAKSERTKQQRQVSRNPVLFPAGECSVFNAQNKRSETAGATEVQEDGQLKVDLPIDQIEAKIVDEEYEDRGCSASPCKASLHDSDGLCLQRSLSGGSRKNCSLSSGQAESVKGRGCNTGDTESKTPEPQLFSVLLFPEA; from the exons ATGCCCGGGACATTAGGGAGAGGTGACCTGCCGCcgacaaaaacaataattgtCTACAGGAACGGGGACGCTTTCTTTCCAGGAAGAAAAATAGTTGTGAACCCGCGTCAGGTGGTGACTTTTGACAATTTCATGACCTCTTTAACCAGGGGAATTGAAGCTCCGTTTGGCGCCGTGAGGAAGCTGTACACTCCCAGGCAGGGCCACAGAGTTCAGCATTTGGACGACTTGACGCACGGCGGTGTGTATGTAGCAGCGGGAAATGAGCAGTTCAAAAAGCTGGA CTATTGCGAGATAACAGCCAAGAAAccacaaaacaagaagaaagaacaG ATCCGTCCTGTTGTTCATAGCAGAATTGTGGTTTCAGCTCGCTGGAGGAGAACTACAGATGAGTCTTGCACGATAAA TGTCTTTACCAACGGAGAAGTCCTGGTTCCTCCGGCTCGAATACGGATTCCAAAGTATACTCTCAGAAGCTGGGAGAATGTTTTAGCCATGGTGACCGAGAAAGTTTGTCTTCGTACTGGTGCTGTGCAAAG GCTTTGCACATTTAATGGACATGCTCTTTGTGGTCCCACTGAGCTAGAGAACAACCAGCACTATGTCGCAGTTGGTGCAGAAAAGTTTAAAGCTCTCCCATATGACCAGTGGGTCCCCAGCAGGGATTTAAGCAGGGAAAACCACATGATTGAAGG CCAAGACTTCCTGCCCGCTATTAGAAAGACAAGACATGCTAAGGCTGCG TTTGCTCACACAGGCTTTGGAGAGGACCTTGAGCACACAGCCAGGGGCCAGATGAAGAAACACACAGCCAAGTCAGAGAGAACCAAACAACAGAGGCAGGTGTCCAGGAACCCAGTTCTCTTCCCAGCAGGCG AATGCAGTGTGTTCAatgcacaaaacaaaagaagtgaGACGGCAGGAGCAACAGAGGTGCAGGAAGACGGCCAGTTGAAGGTGGACCTGCCAATTGATCAG ATTGAGGCAAAGATAGTTGATGAGGAGTATGAGGATAGGGGATGTTCTGCAAGTCCCTGCAAGGCCTCCCTCCATGATTCAGATGGTTTGTGTTTGCAGAGGTCTTTGTCTGGAGGTTCCAGGAAAAAT TGTAGCCTTTCTTCAGGGCAAGCAGAGTCAGTAAAAGGCAGAGGGTGCAATACTGGAGACACAGAATCAAAGACACCTGAGCCCCAG ctgttttctgtgCTCCTATTCCCCGAAGCTTAG